Proteins from a genomic interval of Gadus morhua chromosome 21, gadMor3.0, whole genome shotgun sequence:
- the trib2 gene encoding tribbles homolog 2, with protein MNIQRSNPINISRYGRSRHKSHDFEELSCLRTTESSQSFSPNLGSPSPPETPDSSHCISRIGDYLLLEPLEGDHVFRAAHLHSGEELVCKVFEIGRYQESLAAYFALGQHQHINQILEILLGETRAYVFFERSHGDMHSFVRTCKKLREDEAARLFHQIASAVAHCHDNGLVLRDLKLRKFVFKNEDRSLVKLESLEDTYILAGHDDSLSDKHGCPAYVSPEILNASGSYSGKAADVWSLGVMLYTILVGRYPFHDVEPGSLFSKIRRGHFSVPDTLTPKAKCLIRSVLRREPGERLTSREILEHPWFAAASGLPGNGGGGGAGGPQGRAERDQEQLVPEVNMEEELETFFS; from the exons ATGAACATACAGAGGTCAAATCCCATTAACATTTCACGTTATGGGAGATCACGGCACAAATCGCACGATTTTGAAGAGTTGTCTTGCCTGCGGACTACAGAATCGAGCCAGAGTTTCAGTCCCAACCTCGGCTCCCCCAGCCCGCCCGAGACCCCGGACTCCTCGCACTGTATCTCCCGTATCGGGGACTACCTCCTGCTCGAGCCGCTCGAGGGAGACCACGTTTTTAGAGCCGCCCACCTGCACAGCGGGGAAGAGCTCGTCTGCAAG gtgtttGAGATCGGCCGCTACCAGGAGTCCCTGGCGGCGTACTTCGCCCTGGGGCAGCACCAGCACATCAACCAGATCCTGGAGATCCTGCTGGGGGAGACCCGGGCCTACGTGTTCTTCGAGCGCAGCCATGGCGACATGCACTCGTTCGTGCGCACGTGCAAGAAGCTCCGCGAGGACGAGGCGGCGCGCCTCTTCCACCAGATCGCCTCGGCCGTGGCGCACTGCCACGACAACGGCCTGGTGCTCCGCGACCTCAAGCTGAGGAAGTTTGTGTTCAAGAACGAGGACAG GAGCCTCGTGAAGCTGGAGAGCCTGGAGGACACCTACATCCTGGCGGGCCACGACGACTCGCTGTCGGACAAGCACGGCTGCCCCGCCTACGTCAGCCCGGAGATCCTCAACGCCAGCGGCAGCTACTCGGGCAAGGCGGCGGACGTGTGGAGCCTGGGGGTCATGCTGTACACCATCCTGGTGGGCCGCTACCCCTTCCACGACGTGGAGCCCGGCTCGCTCTTCAGCAAGATCCGCCGGGGCCACTTCAGCGTGCCCGACACGCTGACGCCCAAGGCCAAGTGCCTGATCCGCTCGGTGCTGCGGCGGGAGCCCGGCGAGCGGCTCACCTCCCGCGAGATCCTGGAGCACCCGTGGTTCGCGGCGGCGTCGGGGCTCCCCGggaacggcggcggcggcggcgccgggggCCCCCAGGGCCGGGCGGAGCGCGACCAGGAGCAGCTGGTGCCCGAGGTGAatatggaggaggagctggagacgTTCTTCAGCTGA